A window of Bacteroidota bacterium genomic DNA:
GCGAGAAGCGGACCTTGACCGGCTGCCCGCGCTGACGCCCCGGCTTGAACTTCGCCTCGCGCACCGCGCGCAGCGCCTCGGCGCAGGTGTTGCCGCCCGGGTCGCGCA
This region includes:
- a CDS encoding energy transducer TonB, translating into RDPGGNTCAEALRAVREAKFKPGRQRGQPVKVRFSLPVKFRLR